The following proteins are co-located in the Amyelois transitella isolate CPQ chromosome W, ilAmyTran1.1, whole genome shotgun sequence genome:
- the LOC132904121 gene encoding uncharacterized protein LOC132904121 has protein sequence MEKTFKKQIVKSAAAVKRKVGMINDTKNVNNMALEKIFKPIVDPLNLIANKNNEKWVENENNYIPSVGKKCKNESTSSYSSNEESNDTVSESDFPNNYNKTLISTPSEDHNVSEGSFKSIASSPDNRQTLSWSTSSEVMDAIPFGVRHERGKLMLGNIRVFDNDNILKIGTRILKKTDGLRELLFKRKPDLEKVREEDLQNYKLLLIDTNAHRRNYESSKPINSNKGFKYINVIKPLFKFSKNMTSSVESLPQGKGIPLLKKVKKYTDYVYWDDPNELVERLKLLLGSRAAGNSGVDNEIIAVIEELREAGIINIEHKQLSPQKMTSIIRDL, from the coding sequence atggaaaaaacatttaaaaaacaaatagtaaaGTCAGCAGCAGctgttaaaagaaaagtggGGATGATTAACGATacaaaaaacgtaaataatatggcactggagaaaattttcaaacctaTTGTTGATCCCCTTAATTTGatagccaataaaaataatgaaaaatgggttgagaatgaaaataattacattcccTCTGTtgggaaaaaatgtaaaaatgaaagtacATCGTCTTATTCATCCAATGAAGAATCGAATGACACTGTTTCTGAAAGCGACTTTCctaataattacaacaaaactttaatttccaCACCTTCTGAAGATCATAATGTCAGTGAAGGTTCGTTCAAATCTATTGCGTCTTCTCCAGATAATCGTCAAACTTTGTCGTGGTCTACATCATCAGAAGTAATGGATGCTATACCTTTTGGAGTAAGACATGAGCGGGGAAAACTAATGCTTGGCAATATTCGTGTTTTCGATAATGATAACATTCTGAAAATAGGAACTCGAATTTTAAAGAAGACAGATGGTTTAAGagagttactatttaaaaggaAACCTGATCTAGAAAAAGTCAGAGAGGAGgacttgcaaaattataaattgttactaaTTGATACTAATGCACATCGACGTAATTATGAGTCATCTAAACCTATAAACAGTAACaaaggttttaaatacattaatgtcattaagcctttatttaaattctcaaaaaatatgacttcaaGTGTAGAAAGTCTCCCTCAAGGAAAAGGTATTCCACttctgaaaaaagtaaaaaaatatactgattatgtttattgggaTGATCCCAACGAACTGGTAGAacgattaaaattgttgttaggATCACGAGCGGCTGGCAATAGTGGTgtagataatgaaattattgcagTCATAGAAGAATTACGAGAAGctggaattataaatatagaacataAACAGCTATCGCCACAGAAAATGACCAGTATAATTCGAGATCTCTAA